A window of the Choristoneura fumiferana chromosome 30, NRCan_CFum_1, whole genome shotgun sequence genome harbors these coding sequences:
- the LOC141444912 gene encoding uncharacterized protein has translation MKYLIVFILIGVIGHLNAYSLRKHNHSDDSDRRSKEGSGETPEKPSRKHFSDRSDERSDSDAEPDSKPLVIGLNTGEGGKKSEGVDKLIQVVKNVVGKMNTGPLFRSKKFDFDESEKNRGKSSVGIELDTPTLLNFVKKVISSRKFKKATDEFARKAGVIFRALKDSN, from the exons atgaaatatttaattgtattcATTTTGATCG GTGTTATAGGACATTTAAACGCATACTCTCTGCGGAAGCACAATCACTCTGATGACAGCGATAGAAGGAGTAAGGAGGGGTCCGGCGAGACCCCGGAGAAGCCGTCTAGGAAACATTTCAGCGACCGCAGCGACGAGAGAAGCGATAG CGACGCGGAGCCGGACTCCAAACCCCTCGTGATTGGTCTAAACACTGGCGAAGGTGGCAAGAAGAGCGAAGGCGTCGACAAGCTCATACAAGTGGTCAAGAACGTGGTGGGCAAAATGAACACAGGACCACTGTTCAGATCCAAGAAGTTTGATTTCG acGAATCGGAGAAAAACAGGGGCAAGTCTTCAGTCGGCATAGAACTTGACACCCCAACTCTTCTGAATTTCGTGAAAAAAGTAATTTCATCGCGCAAGTTCAAGAAAGCCACAGACGAATTTGCGAGAAAAGCTGGAGTCATATTCAGAGCATTGAAAGACAGCAACTAA